DNA from Fibrobacter sp. UWB15:
GAAGCTCGGCATCACCGAAGCGAAGCTCAAGGAAATCCTCGACCTCCGCAAGTTCGTGGGGCGCGCTCCGGGACAGGTTGTCAAATTCGTGACCGAAGAAGTTCGCCCGGCGATTGAAGCTGTTCCGGAATGGAGCAATATTGATGCGGGTGAATTAAAGGTTTAGCACTAAGCCAAATTACTCGTTTGCGATAGTTCAATAGTTTCGCAATTTTTCAAAAAACGCTTTAGACAAATTCTAAAGCGTTTTTTGTTTAAAACATTTCGATGCATGCAATCGCAATGCTTAGGGGAAACATGAGTATTCCCGCATAGATTCCGCCTAGCAAGTCGTCTGCCATGACGCCCCATGCTCCGGGAAATTTTTCGAATCGGTGAATGCCAAGGGGCTTAAGAATGTCGAAAAAGCGGAAGAGGGCGAACCCGACGAGAAGCGTAATGGGACTGTCCTGTATGATGTAAGGGTTCACCAGAGCAAAAGTCATGAAGATTCCGCAGACTTCGTCAATCACAATCCAGCCGGGGTCTTCAGTGCCGGTGTCTTTCATCGCCTTGTTTACGAAGGGGATTGCCCCGAAAAAGACGATGATGGCGGCGATTAAAAATAAGGGGTTGAATCGAATGTCGCCAAAAAGCTTTACCGCTAAAATTGCCATGGGATAGGCAACAATCGCAGCGGCGAGGCTTCCCATGGTGCCGGGAGCCTTGGGTGACATTCCCGAACCGAAGAAGGTGGTTACCATTACAGACAAGAAATCGGTGCCCCGCCACTCGTGGGGCACTTGTTTTTTGCCATATTTTTCTTTAAGTTCCTCGCGGTTCACGAGTACTTAGTTGTCCTCATATTCGGAACTGCCCCAGCCGTCGAGGTCGCCCGCTGCACGGCCAAGAGTTGCACCGCCGAGGATTTCGTCAATGCCCTTGTCTTCGGAATCGTCGTCCTCTTCTTCGAAGATGGATGCTTCTTCCATTTCGAGGTCGTCGTTCGGAATGATCGGATCGTCATCCAGCGCGTTCTTGCTCTTCTTTCCAGCCATATTTTCTCCTTGGTGAAGGCGTTTTCGTATTCTTTACCGCTATATTATAAAATTTTTTGTAAAAAAGGAGATTTTTTTCAAAAAAAGTGAAAAATATTGCATATTTTGGGGGCGAAAATGAAAAAGTCCCCCGTTTTGGGAGACTTTTGTCGTTAAAAACCTCAAAAAGTCACTTTTTTTCGTGGGCAGAAATGTTTTTCGCCATGAACGCGTAAACGGCTTTTGTGCCCATACGCGACAAAAAGCGGACCTTTGTATTGACCACGGAATTGTTCAATATCAGGTTATATTCAACGGTTTCGTTATATCCTTCGGAGTATACGAGTCGCTTGTAACAATCTAGAGCGCTCTCGGGAGTGAGTAAACTGAGCACTTCATTGATGTCGTTTGCACCAAAGGATCTGATTTCCTGGTAGAACGCCTTGTTGGCAAATATCGTGCGGTAAACTCGGTTTTCGCCTTCGATAAGTGCAATGGGAATTTCGTTTGTGACATCCATGCGCTTTCTTGTGAGCGGAGAGTTATCCAGGAAATTGATTCTGCCCATGTCGTCATAGTAGCGACGTTCTGCAGGCGTTTCGTTTGTTTCAAAACCGCACAGCTCTGCCCGTTTATTGTGGAAGTCGTCAATGGGCATGGGTTTGGCAAAATAGTAACCTTGAATCAGCTCGCAACCTATTCTCTTCAGGTATTCGTACTGGTCTTCGGTTTCGACACCCTCGGCCAGAGTGTGAATGCCGAGCTTTTTCGCCAAGTCAACGATAGAGGCGATAATCACCTTGGACTTCGGGGTCTTGTCGAAGTTCCTGAGGAAGTTCATGTCTATCTTGAGGAAGTCGAAATCGTAAGTTTGCAGGTTATTGAAAGAACTGTATCCCGAACCGAAGTCGTCAATCCAGACTTGGTAGCCGTCCTCTCTAAAACAGTGGATTATATCTCCAAGGCTCTCCTGATCCGACGCGAAAGCGCTTTCGGTGACTTCCAATACAATGTATTCCTTGGGAACATTATATTTGGCGACGGCGTTATCAACGACTTTCTTGATATCGCTCAGTTCAAAGTCGAGTCTCGAAAGGTTGACCGAAATGGGTTGGTAGGCGTATCCGCCATCGATGTCGTTGCGAAGGTCCTTGCAAACCTGGTCTATAATGTAGGCATCCAGTTTGTGAATCAGGTGGACCTTTTCAAGAACTTCGATAAAGATGAGGGGTGAAATCATGCCCCGATTGGGATCGATCCATCGGGCAAGGGCCTCGTAGCCGCAGACTTTCTTGTTCAGTGTTCGATAAATCGGTTGGTAATACACTTTGAAATATCCCTTTTCGAAGGCTTCGTCAAAATGTTCCAACACATATTGTTTCTGTTCGTGCTTTTTGTTGAGTTCCTCGTCAAAGACGGCGTATTCCCTGTTAAAAATGCCATGGACTTCTCGACAGGCGAGGGAGGCTCGGTCCATCATGACAATTGGTTGTTGTGGGGTGCCGTCGGCGATATAGATGCCCGCCTTGATTTGGTTGCGGAGACTTTTTTCGTAACTCGTCATCGCTTTGTTCAAAAGCTTGATTCGTAGGGCGATTTCTTCGACAGAGAGATTGAGACTGATGACCACCAGGTGGTCAGCCCCTGCACGTAAGACGGTTTCTCCTTCAAAAAGTCTTTTGAGCTCATCTCGGAACTTGCAGAGGTATTCGTTTCCGCCTTGATAAGAGAATCTTTGGTTAATAGTCTTGAAATTCATCACGTTAAAGAACGTGATGGTCGATCTTTCAAGAGGGTAAAAGTTGGGGTCTTTCTGGGTTTGGGCAAAGAACCATGCCACAAAATTCAGGCCGGTAATCGGGTCATCTTTTTCGAAAATCGATGTGCTTGGACTAGCTCCAATGGGCCGCATCATATTCGTTTCATTTTGCTCCACGATCATTTTCTCCTGTATTCTTATGTTCAATTTAACTAAAGAAAACAGGAAAAGGGACTTTCCCTTGAAAAAAGTCCCTATTTATTACAATTTTCTTACTCCAATTTGGAATATTCGTATTTTTTTAGAATTTCGGATAGCCGTCCTTGAGGCTTTCGTCGTAGTGGGCGCGTTCTCCGCCGATAAACTTCGGGCGCGTGCGTGCCGCAATCAGGATTGCCTTGCCGACATGCGTCTGCTGCATGTGTACAGGAACCGCGACTTCTTTCAAATGCATGCCGATGAGCGTTCCGCCGATATCGAGGCCTGCGTCGGCCTTGATATGCTCGATGGCGACCGGATGCTCGAATGCGCTGTAGCAGGCGGTGGCAAAAGAGCCCCCGGCCTTGGGTTGCGGAACCACGTTCACGATTTCGGCATTGAGCACGGCCGCGTGCTCGACGATGATGGCCCGGTTTAGGTGCTCGCAGCACTGCGCCGCGATGTAGATGCCGAGCGGCTTGAATACGGAGGAGAGTCCTTCAAAAATCGCCTTGCCGACTTCGGGCACGGAGTGGCTCCCGATGTCGTTACCCAGTGTGGAGCTGGTGCTGCAACCGATAACTACAATCTGGCCCGCCGTGAGGTGAGCTTTTTCCACAAGTTCCTTCGCGGCGTTTATCGCGTCGTTACGAATCTGTTCAACAATTGCTTTGTCGTCTATTTCGTATGTAATGCCTGCCATATTGTACCTCTTCAAATTGAAAGCTTGCAAAGGTATTTTCCTTATAAAATAATAGCTTTTTCTGCGTGATTGCTATATTTGACAAGAAATTTTTACAAGGAAATGGTGTATGAAAAAAATGGGTTCGCTTCTTTTAGCTTTGCCTTTAGCTGTTCATGCCGCCTGTGACCTGATGTTGAATGAGGTGGGCGAGTATGAAGTTGGGTCATTTGAAGACTTGACGAAGGTGGGTGTCGAGGATTGCGCTTTGGATGCAAACTACCGCTTGACTGCCGATATCGAAGTCCCTCCAAGCAATGACGAGTGGCACGGGTTTCCTCCGATAGGCGGCTTTGACTCCCCGTCCGGTTTTTCGGGCGAGTTCCATGGGGCAGGGCATAGAATCATTAATTTGAAACTTTATAACGATAATTATGAGGGCCTCTTTGGACAGGAAATGAACGGCCTTGTCGATAGTCTTGGCCTGGAAAACATCTTTCTCAATGGCGGCTATTATACGGGAGCCGTTGTTGGGTATGGTGGTTCCGGAACCATCAGGAATGTGTATGTGACCGGGACTGTCCAATTTATGGGGTATAAGCCGGAAGAATCATACATTGGCGGTATTGCCGGAACATTTTCTGGAAGCATCGAGAATTGTTACTTTATCGGCGAGATCCGTGAAACTTACCATATCGGCGGTATTGTTGGTAAGAATGGTGGAACCGTCAAAACAAGCTACGCCATCAATGAAGGAACCCTGAGCGGCATGCACAAGTCCGAATACGATATAGGCTCTGTGGTCGGCGTAAATGAAGTCACGGGCTCTGTAGAAAATTCGTACGGAATGACCTATGCCGATTGCAGTGGGCATAAGGTGGTGGGCTCGAATTTAGGTACCGTCGACGACAACAGTGCTTCGGTCGAGTGCTTTGATTACAACTACAACGGCGGCATGAAGTTCAAGGATTTCTTTGTCGGTTTTGACTTTGGCGATACATGGGGAATCACCGAAGGTAAAACATTTCCGTTCTTGAAGGCGAACCTGAAAGTTGTCAAGGGTGTGGTTCCTGTCTGGTACGCTAAGGAATACTGCACCGGTAAAGTTCTGGGTACTGGCATGGCGCTGATGCCGGAGGGCTTGGATGAACGGAACTATGGCGGAAAGTTCAATGTGGTGGAAATTGGTGACAAAATGGTGGTCGA
Protein-coding regions in this window:
- a CDS encoding phosphatidylglycerophosphatase A translates to MVTTFFGSGMSPKAPGTMGSLAAAIVAYPMAILAVKLFGDIRFNPLFLIAAIIVFFGAIPFVNKAMKDTGTEDPGWIVIDEVCGIFMTFALVNPYIIQDSPITLLVGFALFRFFDILKPLGIHRFEKFPGAWGVMADDLLGGIYAGILMFPLSIAIACIEMF
- a CDS encoding GGDEF domain-containing phosphodiesterase, which gives rise to MMRPIGASPSTSIFEKDDPITGLNFVAWFFAQTQKDPNFYPLERSTITFFNVMNFKTINQRFSYQGGNEYLCKFRDELKRLFEGETVLRAGADHLVVISLNLSVEEIALRIKLLNKAMTSYEKSLRNQIKAGIYIADGTPQQPIVMMDRASLACREVHGIFNREYAVFDEELNKKHEQKQYVLEHFDEAFEKGYFKVYYQPIYRTLNKKVCGYEALARWIDPNRGMISPLIFIEVLEKVHLIHKLDAYIIDQVCKDLRNDIDGGYAYQPISVNLSRLDFELSDIKKVVDNAVAKYNVPKEYIVLEVTESAFASDQESLGDIIHCFREDGYQVWIDDFGSGYSSFNNLQTYDFDFLKIDMNFLRNFDKTPKSKVIIASIVDLAKKLGIHTLAEGVETEDQYEYLKRIGCELIQGYYFAKPMPIDDFHNKRAELCGFETNETPAERRYYDDMGRINFLDNSPLTRKRMDVTNEIPIALIEGENRVYRTIFANKAFYQEIRSFGANDINEVLSLLTPESALDCYKRLVYSEGYNETVEYNLILNNSVVNTKVRFLSRMGTKAVYAFMAKNISAHEKK
- a CDS encoding TIGR01440 family protein yields the protein MAGITYEIDDKAIVEQIRNDAINAAKELVEKAHLTAGQIVVIGCSTSSTLGNDIGSHSVPEVGKAIFEGLSSVFKPLGIYIAAQCCEHLNRAIIVEHAAVLNAEIVNVVPQPKAGGSFATACYSAFEHPVAIEHIKADAGLDIGGTLIGMHLKEVAVPVHMQQTHVGKAILIAARTRPKFIGGERAHYDESLKDGYPKF
- a CDS encoding YDG domain-containing protein, coding for MKKMGSLLLALPLAVHAACDLMLNEVGEYEVGSFEDLTKVGVEDCALDANYRLTADIEVPPSNDEWHGFPPIGGFDSPSGFSGEFHGAGHRIINLKLYNDNYEGLFGQEMNGLVDSLGLENIFLNGGYYTGAVVGYGGSGTIRNVYVTGTVQFMGYKPEESYIGGIAGTFSGSIENCYFIGEIRETYHIGGIVGKNGGTVKTSYAINEGTLSGMHKSEYDIGSVVGVNEVTGSVENSYGMTYADCSGHKVVGSNLGTVDDNSASVECFDYNYNGGMKFKDFFVGFDFGDTWGITEGKTFPFLKANLKVVKGVVPVWYAKEYCTGKVLGTGMALMPEGLDERNYGGKFNVVEIGDKMVVDFSEVYALNQNGYAFVSDTLDIPIQPLTLKVSGLTVADKVYDGTTSAVVSGEAKLEGVCESDEVFLMGTPVAEFENERDGKNKKVILSGLTLAGDSSVLVNYKLVMPEISATITAAESSSSAESIVYGCAKRVDQPSKIYFDGHSVIMKKNGMRFDLLGNKLK